The genomic region CCGAGCCAGGTCGCCTTGAGCGCCTCCGGGTCGTCACCGCCGGAGGTCTTGCGGGCGTCGCTGAACTTCTTGTTGAAGTCGGCGACCCGCTTGGTGGTGGCGATGCGCGGCGCCAGCTCCGCGAGCCAGGCCTGGGCCCGTGCCTGTTCCTCGAACTGGAGGAACAGCAGGGACACGTGGTCCTTCTTGAAGCCGGCGAGCACGTCCCCCTGGATCTCGGTGTTCTCGCGCAGCGGCAGTTCGGTTGCCATGGTCTGCTCCGTCAAGGTGGCCCGGCCCCGGCTGCTCGCCCGACGGCGGTCAGCCAGGGCCGGGCAGGGGTGGGGTGGCGGTCAGGCGTTCGGGTCCAGCTGGACCCACTTGGCCATGCTGGGCACGCCCTTGTCGTTGAGCAGGAAGAGCATGTAGTAGCCGGGCGTGGCCGCCTCGGGCGTCGCGGGCGACTTCAGCAGCAGCTGGTTGCGGCCGGTGTTGGCGATCGGCAGCTCGATGTACCGCTGGCTGGTGTCCACCGAGTGGGTCGAGGTGATCGGCGCGACCAGGACGGCCTTGGAGATCCCGGTCGTGGTGGTGCCCACCGGGAAGTACTGGTTGAAGCCGATCGGGCCGTCCGGGACCTTGCTCAGCTCCGGGCGGGGGCCCTGGAACAGGTACGGCGGCTCGTAGATCTCGATGGTGCCGTTCGCGTTGGGGTTGTTGATGTCCGGGTTGCTGGCGAGCTGCTGGAGCTCGTCACCGGTCACCATGATCCGGCCGTCCGGCAGCAGCACCGCGTTGGAGTGGTAGCCGCGCGGCAGCCGCTGGGCCGGGCCGAGCGTCCAGCTGCCGTTCGCGTCACGCAGTTCGGTCTGACGGTACTTCAGGTCCGCGTTGGGGTTGTAGTCGCCGAAGCCGTAGTCGCGGATGCCGTAGGCGCCGTTGACCGTGAAGAGTTGGCCGTTGGGCAGGATCAGGGTGTCGTCCTGGGCGCGGCCGAACGCCCGCGGGGTGTCGGTGGTCCACCGGCCACCGGAGAACTTGTAGGTGTTCTTGTCGTTGTGGTTGCCGCCGAGGATCAGCACCGAGTTCGGGCCCGCGGCGCCGTTCGGCAGGGCGACCGCGGAGCCGTACATCCGCAGGCCGCCGTCGGGGCGGTTGGGCAGCGGGCTGCGGGTCTCCTGGTTGGGATCGAACAGGAACTGCTGGTCGGCGTCGCGCCCGAAGCCGTAGACCTTGCCGTCGTTCAGCGAGAACAGGTGCGGATAGTCCATCCGGTACGGCGCGTCGGCCTTCTGCCACTGGTACACCGGGTTGTTCTCGGTGAAGGTCCGGCTGTACGGCACGTCGGCCTTGGACACCGGGAAGCGTTCGATCAGCGGGGTGGGCATGCCCCAGCCCAACTCGGTCTGGCCCGACATGATCAGCTGCCGGCCGTCCGCGCCGGTGACCACGCTCGGGTACCAGCGGCCGACCGCCATGTCCTGCTGCTGCAGCCACTTCTCGTTGTACGGGTCGAAGACCATCGAGAACCGGGCCCCGGCGCCGTTGTTGCCGCCGAAGTTGCCGCCGAAGACGCCCACCATGCCGTTGGGCAGGTAGGAGTGGCCCGCGCAGAAGAGCGGCGCGGGCCGCGGCTCGTTCTTGCCGTCGTCCAGGTTGACCGTCGGCGGCGGGACGGACTTGAAGGCGTCCGGTCCGGTGCCCAGGCTCGGATCCCACAGGTAGGCGCGGCCGGCGTTCTCCCTGCCGATGGTCTGGGTCGGCGCCGGCTCCTTCTGCGGGTTGGTCTCGATGCGTTCGAAGGAGAAGAGCAGCACCTTGCCGGTGGGCAGCAGGGCGACGTGGTCGCCGAAGTCCGGGGACTTGAAGTAGTCGGTGAACCGGCCGTACTTCGCCGTGTCGGGGAACTTGGCGTTGAGCGCGGCCTGCGAGTCGGTCAAGGACTTGAACCGCATGGTCCGGATCGGGTCCGGGTACTCGCCGACCGCCCGCAGACCGATCCGGTCCCTGGCCATCGACTCGGCGGCGGCCTGGCCGAAGGTCGCCACCTCGTCGGGCCGCAGCTCCGTGTTCAGCTGCTCGGGGGTGATCCGCAGCGCGCCCCAGCCGCCGGGCTGGTCGGCGGCGAAGGCG from Kitasatospora azatica KCTC 9699 harbors:
- a CDS encoding galactose oxidase early set domain-containing protein, translated to MSRRRLSAAFAAGAATLALTTAAVLTTPLSQAPAFAADQPGGWGALRITPEQLNTELRPDEVATFGQAAAESMARDRIGLRAVGEYPDPIRTMRFKSLTDSQAALNAKFPDTAKYGRFTDYFKSPDFGDHVALLPTGKVLLFSFERIETNPQKEPAPTQTIGRENAGRAYLWDPSLGTGPDAFKSVPPPTVNLDDGKNEPRPAPLFCAGHSYLPNGMVGVFGGNFGGNNGAGARFSMVFDPYNEKWLQQQDMAVGRWYPSVVTGADGRQLIMSGQTELGWGMPTPLIERFPVSKADVPYSRTFTENNPVYQWQKADAPYRMDYPHLFSLNDGKVYGFGRDADQQFLFDPNQETRSPLPNRPDGGLRMYGSAVALPNGAAGPNSVLILGGNHNDKNTYKFSGGRWTTDTPRAFGRAQDDTLILPNGQLFTVNGAYGIRDYGFGDYNPNADLKYRQTELRDANGSWTLGPAQRLPRGYHSNAVLLPDGRIMVTGDELQQLASNPDINNPNANGTIEIYEPPYLFQGPRPELSKVPDGPIGFNQYFPVGTTTTGISKAVLVAPITSTHSVDTSQRYIELPIANTGRNQLLLKSPATPEAATPGYYMLFLLNDKGVPSMAKWVQLDPNA